One genomic segment of Calditerricola satsumensis includes these proteins:
- a CDS encoding MTAP family purine nucleoside phosphorylase — protein sequence MAQAIPRVPFAIIGGSSTFSIRFPEDLGRADVEVLADNLVFDTPYGESPPFKHVCYRDKEFLTCKMHGWRPPHVTRAAASQQVFWVFQQAGVKKIFAEGGVGSINHLLELRDLVIPHDYIDQSMRKDVGLGGPYLLIMRQPICPTQADALYEAAKARVAPLGRHVFKRGVYVNTDGRHFESPAEIQAFRMWGADIVGQSICPEVYLAREIGACYAGLYMVVNYAEGIIKDWEHRDLADIFYNEAHTIGHILLDALERIDAEQTGCSCPDLRKPTLLVESREAPAKKP from the coding sequence ATGGCACAAGCGATTCCGCGGGTACCGTTTGCCATTATCGGGGGATCGAGCACCTTTTCCATCCGCTTTCCGGAGGATCTGGGACGGGCGGATGTGGAGGTGCTGGCGGACAATCTGGTGTTTGACACGCCCTATGGGGAAAGCCCGCCCTTCAAGCACGTCTGCTACCGGGACAAGGAGTTTCTCACGTGCAAGATGCATGGCTGGCGCCCGCCCCACGTGACGCGCGCCGCCGCGTCGCAGCAGGTCTTTTGGGTGTTTCAGCAGGCGGGGGTGAAAAAGATCTTCGCCGAAGGCGGCGTTGGCTCGATCAACCATCTGCTGGAGCTGCGCGACCTGGTCATTCCCCACGACTACATCGACCAGTCCATGCGCAAGGACGTGGGCTTGGGCGGGCCCTACTTGCTCATCATGCGCCAGCCCATTTGCCCGACGCAGGCCGATGCCCTGTACGAGGCGGCCAAGGCGCGGGTGGCCCCGCTCGGCCGGCACGTGTTCAAGCGGGGCGTCTACGTCAACACCGACGGGCGCCACTTTGAAAGCCCCGCCGAGATCCAGGCCTTCCGCATGTGGGGGGCCGACATCGTCGGGCAAAGCATCTGCCCGGAGGTGTACCTGGCTCGGGAGATTGGGGCGTGCTATGCGGGGCTGTACATGGTGGTCAATTACGCCGAGGGGATCATCAAGGACTGGGAACACCGCGACCTGGCCGACATCTTCTACAACGAGGCCCACACCATCGGGCATATCCTGCTGGATGCCCTCGAGCGCATTGACGCCGAGCAGACGGGATGTTCCTGCCCCGATCTGCGCAAGCCGACGCTGCTTGTGGAGTCCAGGGAAGCGCCAGCAAAAAAGCCTTGA
- a CDS encoding DedA family protein: protein MLENVLELVSHYGYLALFLILALSLIALPTPDETLITFAGFLVSQGHLAYWPAIFAAFLGTVTGMTLTYILGRYAGYALLDRYGAKFGLTRQRLALAERWFARLGKFVLPIGYYLPGVRQVLGYTAGLSRLPFRAFALYAYAGAFVWAFTFVTLGRWLGHHWQTVLDTLHRSTAWLVVGLLAAGALTWAVLRFRRPG from the coding sequence ATGCTGGAAAACGTTTTGGAATTGGTCAGCCATTACGGCTACCTGGCCCTCTTTCTCATCCTCGCCCTCAGCCTGATCGCCCTTCCCACACCGGATGAAACGCTGATCACCTTTGCCGGTTTCCTCGTCTCCCAAGGCCATCTGGCCTATTGGCCGGCCATTTTTGCCGCTTTCTTGGGCACCGTCACCGGCATGACCTTGACGTACATCCTGGGCCGCTACGCCGGGTATGCCCTCTTGGACCGCTACGGGGCCAAGTTCGGGTTGACGCGGCAGCGGCTTGCGTTGGCCGAACGCTGGTTTGCCCGGCTCGGGAAGTTTGTGCTTCCCATCGGTTACTACCTGCCCGGTGTCCGCCAGGTGCTGGGGTACACCGCCGGCTTGTCCCGGCTGCCGTTTCGCGCCTTTGCCCTTTACGCCTACGCGGGCGCCTTTGTATGGGCCTTCACCTTTGTCACCCTCGGCCGCTGGCTGGGCCATCACTGGCAAACGGTGCTGGATACGTTGCACCGTTCAACCGCGTGGTTGGTCGTGGGCCTGCTGGCTGCCGGAGCACTCACCTGGGCCGTGTTGCGGTTCCGGCGTCCCGGCTAA
- a CDS encoding GntR family transcriptional regulator → MYEALRQRILARAYAPGERLVIDRIAKEFGVSPIPVREAIRQLEADGLIQYTPNVGAVVTTIRQREYIEALTLLAVLEGYATACGVGRFAPEDFAQMDALNAAMEEALEAHEYVRFSQLNRQFHALLCRHCDNETLLDRIAREQRRIDAFRPVGFPFVAGRGRQSVEEHRAIVRALAEGRDAVTVEHLVRQHKLNTIEAVRRLMEQEAQGIR, encoded by the coding sequence GTGTACGAAGCCTTGCGCCAGCGCATCTTGGCGCGCGCGTATGCGCCCGGCGAGCGGCTCGTCATCGACAGGATCGCCAAGGAGTTCGGCGTCAGCCCGATTCCCGTGCGCGAGGCGATCCGCCAACTGGAGGCAGACGGCCTGATCCAGTACACGCCGAACGTCGGCGCCGTCGTGACGACGATCCGCCAGCGGGAGTACATCGAGGCCCTCACCTTGCTTGCCGTCCTGGAAGGCTACGCCACGGCGTGCGGCGTCGGGCGGTTTGCGCCGGAGGATTTTGCCCAGATGGACGCGCTCAACGCGGCGATGGAAGAGGCGCTGGAGGCCCACGAGTATGTCCGTTTCAGCCAGCTCAACCGCCAGTTTCACGCCCTGCTGTGCCGGCACTGCGACAACGAGACCCTGCTCGACCGAATTGCCCGCGAGCAGCGGCGCATCGACGCCTTCCGTCCGGTCGGGTTCCCCTTTGTGGCCGGTCGCGGCCGGCAGTCGGTGGAAGAACACCGGGCCATCGTCCGCGCTCTGGCGGAGGGGCGCGACGCCGTAACGGTGGAACACCTCGTCCGTCAGCACAAGCTGAACACCATCGAGGCCGTTCGCCGGTTGATGGAGCAGGAAGCGCAGGGGATAAGGTGA
- the hpaI gene encoding 2,4-dihydroxyhept-2-ene-1,7-dioic acid aldolase: MAANVERLRGSIVPLVTPFDEQGNIDEPTLRDLIEWQIESGSHGISVSGTTGEPGSLSVEEREYLIEVAVKAARGRVPVVVGTGSTNHQETLRLTRFAEKVGADAALIIVPYYMRPNQAGLYRHFRAVAEAVSIPIIIYNIPGRTAVNLSVSTMARLRRECPNIIGVKEANKDFEHVNLVLRRCGRDFLLYSGIEMLCFPMLAIGGAGYISATANVLPRECAELYNLVARGEWKKAQDLHFYLLDLNEALFWETNPGPVKAALAMMGKIKPVMRLPMALPSEETQQRLRGVLKQYGIA, encoded by the coding sequence ATGGCTGCGAATGTGGAGCGCCTGCGCGGCTCCATCGTCCCGCTGGTGACGCCCTTTGACGAGCAGGGCAACATCGACGAGCCGACGCTGCGCGACCTGATTGAGTGGCAAATCGAAAGCGGAAGCCACGGCATCTCCGTTTCGGGGACGACCGGCGAGCCGGGATCGCTGTCGGTGGAGGAGCGCGAGTACCTGATTGAGGTGGCGGTGAAGGCGGCGCGCGGCCGCGTGCCGGTGGTCGTCGGGACGGGTTCCACCAACCACCAGGAGACCCTGCGCCTGACCCGTTTCGCCGAGAAGGTGGGCGCCGACGCTGCCCTCATCATCGTTCCGTACTACATGCGGCCGAACCAGGCGGGACTGTACCGCCACTTTCGCGCCGTGGCCGAGGCGGTGTCGATCCCGATCATCATCTACAACATTCCCGGCCGCACGGCGGTCAACCTGAGCGTGTCGACGATGGCCCGCCTGCGACGGGAGTGCCCGAACATCATCGGGGTAAAGGAGGCGAACAAGGACTTCGAGCACGTCAATCTCGTGCTGCGTCGCTGCGGCCGCGACTTCCTCCTCTATTCGGGCATCGAGATGCTCTGCTTCCCGATGCTGGCCATCGGCGGGGCGGGGTACATCAGCGCCACGGCCAACGTGCTGCCCAGGGAGTGCGCCGAACTGTACAACCTCGTGGCCCGCGGCGAGTGGAAGAAGGCGCAAGATTTGCATTTTTACCTCCTCGATTTGAACGAGGCGCTCTTCTGGGAGACCAACCCGGGGCCGGTGAAAGCGGCGCTGGCGATGATGGGCAAGATCAAGCCGGTGATGCGCCTGCCGATGGCCCTGCCGAGCGAGGAGACGCAGCAGCGGTTGCGCGGCGTGCTGAAGCAATACGGAATCGCGTGA
- a CDS encoding fumarylacetoacetate hydrolase family protein: MKWARFFKDGRIHVAEVTAEGLRDEAGVLHAEEAIDTFLPPVVPGKIIGLALNYADHAAELGLAFPAEPVLFLKPPSSLIGHKAPVVYPDGATYMHYENELAVVIGRTGRKIRRAEAFDYVLGYTIANDVTVRDFVNNFYRPPVRAKGHDTFGPLGPYLVTKDEIDDPHALAVRTYVNGELRQEGNTRDFLFKIDEIIEFVSSFMTLEPYDVILTGTPKGISPVEPGDVMRLEIEGLGALENPIVDGRTKGGTDG, from the coding sequence ATGAAGTGGGCGCGCTTTTTCAAGGACGGGCGCATCCACGTGGCTGAGGTGACGGCGGAGGGCTTGCGCGACGAAGCCGGCGTGCTTCACGCCGAAGAGGCGATCGACACGTTCCTGCCGCCCGTTGTTCCGGGGAAGATCATCGGCCTGGCCCTCAACTACGCCGACCACGCCGCGGAGCTGGGGCTGGCCTTTCCCGCGGAGCCGGTCCTCTTCCTCAAGCCGCCGAGCAGCCTGATCGGCCACAAGGCGCCGGTGGTCTATCCCGACGGGGCCACCTACATGCACTACGAAAACGAGCTGGCTGTCGTGATTGGCCGCACCGGGCGGAAGATCCGGCGCGCCGAGGCCTTCGACTACGTTCTGGGCTACACCATCGCCAATGACGTGACGGTGCGCGACTTCGTCAACAACTTCTACCGCCCGCCGGTGCGGGCCAAGGGGCACGACACGTTTGGACCCCTCGGACCGTACCTCGTGACGAAGGACGAGATTGACGATCCCCATGCGCTCGCCGTGCGCACGTACGTCAACGGCGAGCTGCGGCAGGAGGGCAACACCCGGGATTTCCTGTTTAAAATTGACGAAATCATCGAATTTGTCAGCTCATTCATGACCCTTGAGCCGTACGACGTCATCCTCACCGGGACGCCGAAGGGCATCTCCCCGGTCGAGCCGGGCGACGTCATGCGCCTGGAGATCGAAGGCCTTGGCGCCCTGGAAAATCCCATCGTCGACGGGCGAACGAAGGGAGGCACCGACGGATGA
- the hpaE gene encoding 5-carboxymethyl-2-hydroxymuconate semialdehyde dehydrogenase, translating into MSGNGQSAGKLALHYIDGQFCEGAEGRRFANLNPFTGDVLNEVAEGTAEDIDRAVRAARRAFDEGPWRTMTVEERLSFVERIADGIAARTEELARLEALDTGLPISQTKKQAARAADNFRFFAEMVRTSLIGEAYPFQNRFLNYTVRRPVGVAGLITPWNAPLMLATWKIAPALACGNTVVLKPAEWSPLTAVKLAEIIDEAGLPPGVFNLVHGFGETAGAALVAHPGVQLISFTGETTTGKTIMQNGAATLKRVSMELGGKSPVLLFADADVERALDATVFGIFSFNGERCTAGSRLLVEKPLYEEVVARLQERLGRIRLGDPLDPRTEVGPLIHPDHRERVLGYIRLAREEGAEVVAGTVPDHLAGGNFVAPTLLLGVRPDMRVWQEEIFGPVLAVMPFADEEEAIRLANGVRYGLAAYVWTNDLARAHRVSQALEAGMVWVNSHNVRDLRIPFGGMKESGIGREGGHYSFEFYTETQVIHVAIGHHPIPTFGKGE; encoded by the coding sequence ATGAGCGGAAACGGACAGTCGGCAGGGAAGCTGGCCCTGCACTACATCGACGGGCAATTCTGCGAAGGCGCGGAAGGGCGGCGCTTTGCCAACCTGAATCCCTTCACCGGCGACGTGCTGAACGAGGTGGCCGAAGGGACGGCCGAAGACATCGACCGCGCGGTGCGGGCGGCGCGCCGGGCCTTTGACGAGGGGCCGTGGCGGACGATGACGGTGGAGGAGCGGCTCTCCTTCGTCGAGCGCATCGCCGACGGCATCGCGGCGCGCACCGAGGAGCTGGCGCGCCTCGAGGCCCTCGACACCGGGCTGCCGATCAGCCAGACGAAAAAGCAGGCCGCCCGCGCGGCGGACAACTTCCGCTTCTTCGCCGAGATGGTGCGCACCTCCCTGATTGGCGAGGCGTACCCCTTCCAGAACCGGTTCCTCAACTACACCGTGCGCCGTCCCGTCGGGGTGGCCGGGCTCATCACGCCGTGGAACGCGCCGCTCATGCTGGCGACGTGGAAGATCGCCCCGGCCCTGGCCTGCGGCAACACCGTGGTGCTGAAGCCGGCGGAATGGTCGCCCTTGACGGCGGTGAAGCTGGCCGAGATCATCGACGAGGCCGGGCTGCCGCCGGGGGTGTTCAACCTTGTGCACGGCTTCGGCGAGACGGCCGGCGCGGCGCTCGTGGCCCATCCGGGTGTTCAGCTTATCTCCTTCACCGGCGAGACGACGACGGGCAAGACGATCATGCAGAACGGGGCGGCAACGCTGAAACGCGTGTCCATGGAACTCGGCGGCAAATCGCCGGTGCTGCTGTTTGCCGACGCCGACGTTGAGCGCGCCCTGGACGCCACGGTGTTCGGCATCTTCTCCTTCAACGGCGAGCGCTGCACGGCGGGGTCCCGGCTTCTTGTCGAAAAGCCTTTGTATGAGGAGGTGGTGGCGCGCCTCCAGGAACGCCTGGGGCGCATCCGCCTCGGCGATCCCCTCGACCCGCGCACCGAGGTGGGGCCGCTCATCCATCCGGATCACCGCGAGCGGGTGCTCGGGTACATCCGCCTGGCGCGGGAGGAGGGGGCCGAGGTGGTCGCCGGCACCGTGCCCGACCATCTGGCCGGCGGGAACTTCGTCGCGCCGACGCTCCTGCTCGGCGTGAGGCCGGACATGCGCGTGTGGCAGGAGGAGATCTTCGGCCCCGTCCTGGCGGTGATGCCCTTTGCCGATGAGGAGGAGGCGATTCGCCTCGCCAACGGCGTGCGCTACGGGCTGGCCGCCTACGTGTGGACGAACGACCTGGCGCGGGCCCACCGCGTGTCGCAGGCCCTCGAGGCGGGGATGGTGTGGGTCAACTCCCACAACGTGCGCGACCTGCGCATTCCCTTCGGCGGGATGAAGGAAAGCGGCATCGGGCGCGAGGGCGGCCACTACAGCTTCGAATTTTACACCGAGACCCAGGTCATTCATGTGGCCATCGGGCACCATCCCATTCCCACGTTTGGAAAGGGCGAGTAA
- the hpaB gene encoding 4-hydroxyphenylacetate 3-monooxygenase, oxygenase component — translation MAIRTGAQYIAAIDRMKANIWVEGKKVEGKISEHPAFRNVIRTQAKLYDMQHDPAKPYMTYRSPSSGEPVSASFLAPKTKEDLEQRRLFIYEWAKYTCGMMGRTPDYLNAALMAFASAADYFGQKERRFADNVRAYYEHCRENDLCLTHTLIHPQVNRSKSAAQQADPYIAARIVKKTADGLVIRGARLLATQAGITDEILVFPSTLLKSSEEDRPYVFAFAIPNDTPGLTFLCRESLDYGKSRFDHPLGSRFEEMDAVVVFEDVLVPWERVFALEDIELCNNAYRETNAVVHMTHQVVIKNVAKTEFLLGVLTHMAETIAVDRYLHVRERIAEVIIALETLKAFLVASEANAKVDRWGNLTPDFAPLNAARNWYPRLYGRLMETFHQLGASGLITLPTEADFRNPQVRPHLDKYLQGANADAYERVQLFRLAWDICMSGFGMRQVLYERFFFGDPVRMAEALYLGYDKQVYIDQVKEFLARLREDEEVRA, via the coding sequence ATGGCCATTCGCACGGGCGCACAGTACATCGCGGCGATCGACCGGATGAAGGCGAACATCTGGGTCGAAGGCAAAAAAGTGGAAGGCAAGATCTCCGAACACCCGGCCTTCCGCAACGTCATCCGCACGCAGGCCAAGCTGTACGACATGCAGCACGACCCGGCCAAGCCGTACATGACGTACCGCTCGCCGAGCAGCGGCGAACCCGTAAGCGCTTCCTTCCTGGCCCCGAAGACGAAAGAGGACCTCGAACAGCGGCGTCTGTTTATCTACGAGTGGGCCAAGTACACCTGTGGCATGATGGGGCGCACGCCCGACTACCTCAACGCCGCGCTGATGGCCTTTGCCTCGGCGGCCGACTACTTCGGCCAGAAGGAGCGCCGCTTTGCCGACAACGTCCGCGCCTACTACGAGCATTGCCGCGAAAACGACCTCTGCCTGACGCACACGCTGATCCACCCGCAGGTGAATCGTTCCAAAAGCGCCGCGCAGCAGGCCGATCCGTACATCGCCGCGCGCATCGTGAAGAAAACCGCCGACGGCCTCGTCATCCGCGGCGCGCGCCTTCTCGCCACCCAGGCGGGGATCACCGACGAGATCCTCGTCTTCCCTTCGACGCTCCTGAAGTCGTCGGAAGAAGATCGGCCCTACGTCTTCGCCTTCGCCATCCCCAACGACACCCCCGGCCTGACGTTCCTGTGCCGGGAGAGCCTCGATTACGGGAAAAGCCGCTTCGACCATCCGCTCGGCTCGCGGTTTGAGGAGATGGACGCCGTCGTCGTCTTTGAAGACGTCCTCGTGCCGTGGGAGCGCGTCTTCGCCCTCGAGGACATCGAGCTGTGCAACAACGCCTACCGCGAGACGAACGCCGTGGTGCACATGACGCACCAGGTGGTCATCAAGAACGTGGCCAAGACGGAGTTTCTCCTCGGCGTGCTCACGCACATGGCGGAGACGATCGCCGTCGATCGGTATCTGCATGTTCGCGAGCGGATCGCCGAGGTGATCATCGCCCTCGAGACGCTGAAGGCCTTCCTCGTGGCCAGCGAGGCCAATGCCAAGGTGGACCGCTGGGGGAACCTGACGCCCGACTTTGCCCCCCTCAACGCGGCGCGCAACTGGTACCCGCGTCTCTACGGGCGGCTGATGGAAACCTTCCACCAGCTGGGGGCCAGCGGGCTGATCACCCTTCCCACCGAGGCCGACTTCCGGAACCCGCAGGTGCGGCCCCACCTTGACAAGTACCTGCAAGGTGCCAACGCCGATGCCTACGAGCGCGTGCAGCTGTTCCGCCTGGCGTGGGACATCTGCATGAGCGGCTTCGGCATGCGCCAGGTGCTGTACGAGCGGTTCTTCTTCGGCGATCCCGTGCGCATGGCGGAAGCGCTCTACCTCGGCTACGACAAGCAGGTGTACATCGATCAGGTGAAGGAGTTCCTGGCCCGCCTGCGCGAGGACGAGGAGGTCCGCGCATAA
- the hpaD gene encoding 3,4-dihydroxyphenylacetate 2,3-dioxygenase has protein sequence MVDIVRLHHVELCVTDLERAKAFYRDLLGLFVTEETKEQVFLRAIEDHSHHCLVLTKADAPGVAHIAYRVAREEDLDALAETFSAQGLPMRWVAPGEERGQGRALRVQDPVGLPLEFFCVMDRAERMLQAFHLHRGARPQRIDHIHCFVSDLPRAYDWYTKTLGFRCSEVTVTPDDPPKLLAAWLFRKPNVHDVALTHRDGPRFHHVAFWVPDSKAILDFCDILGATGNASRIERYPGRHGLSNAFFLYLRDPDGIRVELYTGDYFTGDPDWEPIVWRSDDPRRATFWGVASPHSWFEDLVPVHHVVTGEPVAVQPKGEEGMWPWAAYAR, from the coding sequence ATGGTGGACATTGTCCGCCTCCATCATGTCGAGTTGTGCGTCACCGATCTGGAGCGGGCCAAGGCGTTTTACCGCGACCTGCTTGGGCTGTTCGTGACGGAAGAGACGAAGGAGCAGGTGTTTCTTCGAGCCATCGAGGACCACAGCCACCACTGCCTCGTGCTGACGAAGGCCGACGCGCCCGGCGTGGCCCACATCGCCTACCGCGTGGCGCGGGAGGAGGACCTCGACGCGCTGGCGGAAACCTTTTCCGCTCAGGGGCTGCCCATGCGGTGGGTGGCCCCCGGCGAGGAACGCGGCCAGGGGCGGGCGTTGCGCGTACAGGACCCGGTCGGCCTGCCGCTCGAGTTTTTCTGCGTCATGGACAGGGCGGAGCGCATGCTGCAGGCGTTCCACCTCCACCGCGGGGCGCGGCCGCAGCGCATCGACCACATCCATTGCTTCGTGTCCGACCTGCCCAGGGCCTACGACTGGTACACGAAAACGCTCGGCTTCCGCTGCTCTGAGGTGACGGTAACGCCGGACGACCCGCCGAAACTGTTGGCGGCGTGGCTGTTTCGCAAGCCCAACGTCCACGACGTGGCTCTCACGCACCGCGACGGGCCGCGCTTCCACCACGTTGCCTTCTGGGTGCCCGATTCCAAGGCGATTTTAGACTTTTGCGACATCCTCGGTGCTACCGGCAACGCTTCGCGCATTGAGCGGTATCCCGGTCGCCATGGCCTTTCCAACGCCTTTTTCCTCTATCTGCGCGACCCGGACGGGATTCGCGTCGAGCTGTATACGGGCGACTACTTCACCGGCGACCCCGACTGGGAGCCGATCGTGTGGCGGAGCGACGATCCGCGGCGGGCCACGTTCTGGGGCGTTGCGTCGCCGCATAGCTGGTTTGAGGACCTCGTGCCGGTCCACCATGTTGTGACAGGCGAGCCGGTGGCCGTTCAGCCCAAGGGGGAAGAGGGGATGTGGCCATGGGCCGCTTACGCGCGCTGA
- a CDS encoding ABC transporter substrate-binding protein: MGRLRALMSIGLWPLLLAVLVAGCAAPATNTGGGSGGETGGPEPAQGSPSGPASGSIPVGVIVSVTGAASTLGKPERDTLLMVAEEINAAGGIGGKKLELFVYDDESDPTKAVLALKKLLNEHKVVAVIGGTTSTSSLAMIPEIERAQVPFLSLASDMRIATPVKKWVFKVAQGDDLVVPKLLAYLQKRGIRNVAWMNSANDYGEGGKREFEAQAKRYGITAVGFATFKADDKSMVPQLTNLRAKRPEALLVYTTVPSGANVAQNARQLGYDIPILQSNGIANKAFIEQAKEAAEGVVFTAGKLLVADQLPDSDPQKSVLLAYRKAFEAKYNDPANTFGGHAWDAIQMLVAALKAGATEPAAIRDYLERNIQQFVGVTGVFTFTPEDHNGLREDALVLIEIRGGTWKLLEP; this comes from the coding sequence ATGGGCCGCTTACGCGCGCTGATGTCCATCGGTTTGTGGCCCCTCCTGCTCGCGGTTCTGGTTGCCGGGTGCGCGGCACCGGCGACGAACACGGGCGGCGGTTCCGGTGGGGAGACGGGCGGCCCGGAGCCGGCGCAGGGTTCGCCGTCCGGTCCGGCGTCGGGGTCCATTCCCGTCGGCGTGATCGTGTCGGTGACGGGGGCAGCGTCGACGCTGGGCAAGCCGGAGCGGGACACGCTTCTCATGGTGGCCGAGGAGATCAACGCCGCCGGCGGCATCGGCGGAAAGAAGCTGGAGCTCTTCGTGTACGATGACGAGTCGGATCCGACCAAGGCGGTGCTGGCGCTCAAGAAACTGCTCAATGAACACAAGGTGGTCGCCGTCATCGGCGGGACAACGAGCACCAGCAGCCTGGCGATGATTCCCGAGATCGAGCGGGCGCAAGTTCCCTTCCTTTCCCTCGCGTCGGATATGCGCATTGCCACGCCGGTGAAGAAGTGGGTTTTCAAGGTGGCGCAGGGGGACGACCTTGTCGTGCCCAAGCTGCTCGCGTACCTGCAAAAACGGGGGATCCGCAATGTGGCGTGGATGAACTCGGCCAACGATTATGGGGAGGGCGGAAAGCGCGAATTTGAGGCCCAGGCGAAGCGGTACGGGATCACGGCGGTGGGGTTTGCCACCTTCAAGGCCGACGACAAGAGCATGGTTCCGCAGCTGACCAACCTGCGGGCGAAAAGACCGGAAGCCCTCCTCGTGTACACCACTGTGCCTTCGGGTGCCAACGTGGCGCAGAACGCGCGCCAGCTCGGCTACGACATCCCCATCCTGCAGTCCAACGGCATCGCCAACAAGGCCTTCATCGAACAGGCCAAGGAAGCGGCGGAAGGGGTCGTCTTCACCGCCGGCAAGCTCCTCGTCGCCGACCAGCTCCCCGACAGCGACCCGCAAAAATCGGTGCTCCTCGCCTACCGCAAGGCTTTTGAGGCCAAGTACAACGATCCCGCCAACACCTTTGGCGGCCACGCGTGGGACGCCATTCAGATGCTCGTCGCCGCCCTCAAGGCTGGGGCGACGGAGCCGGCGGCGATTCGCGACTACCTTGAGCGGAACATCCAGCAGTTTGTCGGCGTGACCGGTGTGTTTACGTTCACGCCGGAGGACCACAACGGGCTGAGGGAAGACGCCCTGGTGCTTATCGAGATCCGCGGCGGAACGTGGAAGCTTTTAGAACCGTAA
- a CDS encoding branched-chain amino acid ABC transporter permease: MDYGTVVLQLVFSGLTVGAIYALVAVGFVLIYNVTGVLNFAQGEFAAVGALTAAWLSMRGLPLWACVVLAVLVAAVVAAGVERAVVHPARHSRPMTVIMLTIGAGIALRGAALLVFGPDPLAMPMFTEGEPIAVGGATILWQTVWALVLCVLFFAALLLFFEKTYIGKAVQANVMNRFAARLYGIRPTALSFWVFVVSGAVSGLAGAVVAPITGATYDMGLMLGMKGFVAAVIGGLNNAAAAVVGAVLLGVVEALAAGLLSSGYADAISFVLLIAMLLLRPMGLWSRAEGKRV; the protein is encoded by the coding sequence GTGGACTACGGCACGGTCGTGTTGCAGCTCGTCTTCTCCGGCCTTACCGTGGGGGCCATTTATGCCCTGGTGGCCGTGGGATTCGTGCTCATCTACAACGTAACCGGCGTCCTCAACTTCGCCCAAGGCGAGTTTGCCGCCGTAGGCGCCCTGACAGCGGCCTGGCTGTCGATGCGGGGACTGCCCCTGTGGGCGTGCGTGGTGCTGGCCGTGCTGGTGGCGGCCGTCGTGGCGGCGGGGGTGGAGCGGGCGGTGGTGCACCCCGCCCGTCACAGCCGGCCGATGACGGTGATCATGCTGACGATCGGGGCGGGGATCGCGTTGCGCGGCGCGGCGCTCCTCGTGTTTGGCCCTGATCCGCTGGCCATGCCCATGTTTACTGAAGGGGAGCCGATTGCCGTCGGCGGGGCGACGATCTTGTGGCAGACGGTGTGGGCCCTGGTGTTGTGCGTGCTCTTCTTCGCCGCCCTGCTCCTCTTTTTTGAGAAGACCTATATCGGGAAAGCCGTGCAGGCCAACGTGATGAACCGCTTTGCGGCGCGCCTGTACGGCATTCGTCCGACCGCGCTGTCCTTCTGGGTCTTTGTTGTCAGCGGGGCCGTCAGCGGGTTGGCCGGGGCGGTGGTGGCGCCCATCACCGGGGCCACCTACGACATGGGGCTGATGCTGGGGATGAAGGGGTTTGTCGCCGCCGTGATCGGCGGGTTAAACAACGCCGCAGCCGCCGTCGTCGGCGCCGTGTTGCTTGGCGTCGTCGAGGCGCTGGCGGCGGGACTGCTTTCGTCTGGCTACGCCGATGCGATCAGCTTTGTGCTCCTCATCGCCATGCTGCTCCTGAGGCCGATGGGCTTGTGGAGCCGGGCCGAGGGCAAGCGGGTGTGA